In one Juglans regia cultivar Chandler chromosome 11, Walnut 2.0, whole genome shotgun sequence genomic region, the following are encoded:
- the LOC108982114 gene encoding synaptotagmin-2 codes for MGFVSTILGIWGFGVGTSIGIVIGYYMFIYFQPTDIKDPAVRPLVEHDSKTLQSLLPEIPPWVKNPDHDRLDWLNKFIEIMWPYLDKAICKTARNIAKPIIAEQIPKYKIESVEFEALTLGSLPPTFPGMKVYVTDEKELIMEPSVKWAGNPNIIVAVKAFGLRATVQVVDLQVFAAPRITLKPLVPTFPCFSNIYVSLMEKPHVDFGLKLLGADAMSIPGLYRFVQELIKDQVANMYLWPKALEVPILDQAKAMKRPVGILHVKVLKAMKLKKKDILGASDPYVKLKLTEDKLPSKKTTVKHRNLNPEWNEEFNMVIKDPESQALEMTVYDWEQVGKHDKMGMNVIPLKELTPDEPKVRTLELLKNMDPNDVQNEKSRGQLVVEVVYRPFKEEEVPNDTEGENELQKAPEGTPAGGGMLVVIIHEAEDVEGKHHTNPYARLLFKGEEKRTKHVKKNRDPRWEEEFQFMLEGPPTNDRIHVEVLSASSKLGLLHPKETLGYVDINLADVVNNKRINEKYHLIDSKNGRIQIELQWRTAGGP; via the exons ATGGGTTTTGTGAGTACCATACTGGGTATTTGGGGTTTTGGAGTGGGAACTTCAATTGGGATTGTGATTGGATACTACATGTTCATCTACTTCCAACCTACTGATATCAAg GATCCTGCAGTCCGTCCTCTGGTTGAGCATGATTCAAAAACTTTGCAAAGTCTGCTTCCAGAGATACCCCCATGGGTTAAAAATCCTGATCATGATCGT CTTGACTGGCTTAACAAATTTATTGAGATTATGTGGCCTTATCTGGACAAG GCAATATGCAAGACTGCAAGGAATATAGCAAAGCCTATCATTGCTGAGCAAAttccaaaatacaaaatcgagTCTGTTGAATTTGAAGCTCTGACCTTGGGCTCCCTACCACCAACTTTTCCAG GAATGAAAGTTTATGTCACTGATGAGAAAGAGTTGATAATGGAACCATCGGTGAAGTGGGCTGGGAATCCTAACATCATTGTTGCAGTTAAGGCTTTTGGCTTGAGAGCCACAGTTCAG GTTGTTGATCTGCAAGTGTTCGCTGCTCCACGTATCACCTTGAAGCCTTTGGTTCCAACCTTTCCTTGTTTTTCTAACATTTATGTGTCTCTAATGGAGAAG CCGCATGTTGATTTTGGACTAAAACTGCTCGGAGCAGATGCTATGTCCATTCCTGGCCTTTATAGGTTTGTCCAg GAGCTTATTAAAGATCAAGTTGCAAATATGTATCTCTGGCCCAAAGCCCTAGAAGTACCAATATTGGATCAAGCGAA AGCGATGAAAAGACCTGTTGGGATTCTCCATGTGAAGGTTCTGAAGGCAATGAAGcttaaaaagaaagatataCTTGGGGCATCAGACCCTTATGTGAAACTTAAGCTCACTGAGGACAAGCTTCCTTCAAAGAAAACAACTGTCAAACACAGAAACTTGAATCCTGAATGGAACGAGGAATTTAATATGGTTATTAAGGACCCAGAATCACAAGCTCTAGAGATGACTGTTTATGATTGGGAACAG GTTGGCAAGCATGACAAGATGGGTATGAATGTTATTCCATTGAAAGAGCTTACACCTGACGAGCCTAAAGTTAGGACTCTTGAGCTACTGAAAAACATGGACCCAAACGATGTTCAAAATGAAAAGTCACGTGGGCAGCTTGTTGTGGAAGTGGTTTACAGACCTTTTAAGGAAGAAGAAGTACCCAATGACACCGAAGGTGAAAATGAGCTACAAAAGGCTCCAGAAGGAACGCCTGCTGGTGGTGGTATGCTTGTAGTTATCATCCATGAAGCTGAAGATGTGGAAGGAAAGCACCATACAAATCCATATGCCCGGTTGCTTTTCAAAGGGGAGGAGAAAAGAACCAAG CATGTGAAGAAGAACCGAGATCCAAGATGGGAAGAggagtttcagtttatgctggAGGGGCCCCCCACCAATGATAGGATTCATGTGGAAGTTCTTAGTGCCTCTTCAAAATTGGGCCTGCTGCATCCCAAG GAAACTCTGGGTTATGTGGATATAAATCTAGCTGATGTTGTTAACAACAAAAGAATCAACGAGAAGTATCATCTCATAGACTCGAAGAACGGCCGGATTCAAATTGAGCTGCAATGGAGAACCGCAGGTGGACCGTAA